The following are encoded in a window of Brevibacillus ruminantium genomic DNA:
- the cyoD gene encoding cytochrome o ubiquinol oxidase subunit IV yields MTQHENHGEHHGSLKAYVIGFILSIILTIIPLVLVMNHILTGTALVFTIMAMAVAQLLVQLFFFMHIREGDKPRYNVQALILGVVIVFTIVAGSMWIMTFNSQVQ; encoded by the coding sequence ATGACACAACATGAGAATCACGGTGAACACCACGGTTCCCTGAAGGCTTATGTGATTGGCTTTATTTTGTCGATCATCCTCACGATCATTCCGCTGGTGCTGGTGATGAACCACATCCTGACCGGCACAGCACTGGTGTTCACAATCATGGCGATGGCAGTCGCGCAGCTTCTCGTTCAGTTGTTCTTCTTCATGCATATTCGTGAAGGGGATAAGCCTCGATACAATGTACAGGCGCTGATTCTGGGCGTGGTGATTGTGTTTACCATCGTGGCTGGATCGATGTGGATTATGACTTTTAACTCACAGGTACAATAG
- the cyoC gene encoding cytochrome o ubiquinol oxidase subunit III, protein MQQVMTHHEHGHDHEHDHGHEDHENLKVLGFWIFLVTDCILFATLFATYVVLMHNVAGGPTAKELFEMPGVIAETFILLTSSFTSGLATLAMHKGKTKQLIGWLVVTALLGLSFVGLEINEFVNMVKEGATISTSAFLSAFYTLVGTHGLHVSVGLFWMLALMIQLGRRGITPVTRRKVTNLSLYWHFLDVVWIFLLTVVYLLGVM, encoded by the coding sequence ATGCAACAAGTCATGACACATCACGAGCATGGTCATGATCACGAGCACGATCACGGACATGAGGACCACGAGAATCTCAAGGTCCTCGGGTTCTGGATCTTCCTCGTGACGGACTGTATCCTGTTTGCTACCCTGTTTGCTACGTATGTCGTACTCATGCACAATGTCGCCGGCGGCCCGACAGCCAAAGAGCTGTTCGAAATGCCGGGTGTCATTGCCGAGACCTTTATCCTGCTGACTTCCAGCTTTACGAGCGGCCTTGCCACGCTGGCGATGCACAAAGGCAAAACCAAGCAACTGATCGGTTGGCTGGTCGTGACCGCGCTCTTGGGTTTGAGCTTCGTCGGCTTGGAAATCAACGAGTTTGTCAATATGGTAAAAGAGGGCGCCACCATCTCGACGAGCGCATTTCTCTCGGCCTTCTACACGCTGGTAGGTACACACGGACTGCACGTGTCCGTCGGCCTCTTCTGGATGCTCGCGCTGATGATCCAGCTTGGCCGCCGCGGCATCACACCGGTGACGCGCCGCAAAGTGACCAACCTCAGCTTGTACTGGCACTTCCTTGACGTCGTGTGGATCTTCCTGCTCACGGTCGTCTACCTTCTGGGGGTGATGTAA
- a CDS encoding cbb3-type cytochrome c oxidase subunit I, translated as MWENIKDFASTFFVTGDPLIYGADVSIALTMVAIVFVLTKFKKWGWLWREWLTTVDHKKIGIMYLIASLLMLFRGGVDALLMRLQLAFPNVEFLHSEHYNAIFTTHGTIMILFMAMPMMFALFNIVVPLQIGARDVAYPFLNAVSFWMFLFGAMLFNLSFVIGGSPDSGWLAYPPLSELSHSPGVGQNFYIWGIQISGIGSLATGINFLVTILKMRAPGMKLMKMPLFSWSVLSSCITIIFAFPILTVTLALLFIDRFLGAHFFTMTGGGNPMMYVNLIWMWGHPEVYIVVLPAFGIFSEIVATFSKKTIFGYKSMVFAMMVISVLSFFTWVHHFFTMGAGADVNAFFAISTMAIAIPTGVKVFNWLFTMFRGRISIKQPMLWTIAFIPCFLVGGATGVMLAVAPADYQYHNSYFLIAHFHQVLIGGVVFGYLAGIYYWWPKMFGFKLDERLGKWGFWLWNIGFYVCFMPQYALGFMGMTRRLYTYGWDMGWAPLNLVSTIGAFLMGAGFVFQVWQILYSIKHGERDTTGDPWNGRTLEWSIPSPAPLYNFAVVPQVKGADDWWLTKQARENGTAQEEKVQLEPIHMPKNSGIPFIMSACWFVAGFGFVFGWIWMAVVGMIGVALTMWARSFQYDTDYYIPVDEVKRTEASLGRAL; from the coding sequence ATGTGGGAGAACATCAAAGATTTTGCATCTACGTTCTTTGTCACCGGTGATCCGTTAATTTACGGCGCTGACGTCTCCATCGCCTTGACCATGGTGGCCATCGTTTTTGTTCTGACCAAATTTAAAAAATGGGGCTGGCTGTGGCGCGAATGGCTGACGACCGTCGACCATAAAAAGATTGGGATCATGTACTTGATCGCATCACTCTTGATGCTGTTCCGTGGCGGGGTTGACGCGCTGCTGATGCGTTTGCAGCTCGCTTTTCCAAATGTAGAGTTTCTGCATTCGGAGCATTACAACGCCATCTTTACGACACACGGTACGATTATGATTTTGTTCATGGCGATGCCGATGATGTTCGCTCTCTTTAATATCGTGGTACCTTTGCAAATCGGTGCACGTGACGTCGCTTATCCATTTTTGAACGCCGTCAGCTTCTGGATGTTCCTGTTCGGCGCGATGCTGTTCAACCTGTCGTTCGTCATCGGGGGTTCTCCCGACTCCGGCTGGCTGGCCTATCCGCCGCTGTCCGAGCTGTCACATAGCCCCGGCGTCGGACAGAACTTTTACATCTGGGGTATTCAGATCTCCGGGATCGGGTCACTGGCTACCGGGATCAACTTCCTGGTGACCATCCTGAAAATGCGCGCACCTGGCATGAAGCTGATGAAAATGCCGCTGTTTTCCTGGTCAGTTTTGTCCAGCTGTATTACGATCATCTTCGCTTTTCCGATTTTGACCGTTACCCTGGCATTGCTCTTTATCGACCGTTTCCTGGGAGCACATTTCTTCACGATGACCGGCGGCGGCAACCCGATGATGTACGTCAACCTGATCTGGATGTGGGGCCACCCGGAAGTGTATATCGTGGTGCTGCCGGCATTCGGAATCTTTTCGGAGATTGTGGCAACCTTCTCCAAGAAAACGATTTTTGGCTACAAATCCATGGTCTTTGCCATGATGGTCATTAGCGTACTTTCCTTCTTCACCTGGGTTCACCACTTCTTTACGATGGGCGCAGGGGCTGACGTCAACGCATTCTTTGCGATATCGACGATGGCGATTGCGATTCCGACCGGGGTGAAAGTTTTCAACTGGCTGTTCACGATGTTCCGCGGACGGATCTCGATCAAGCAGCCGATGCTGTGGACGATTGCCTTTATCCCGTGCTTCCTCGTCGGTGGGGCAACCGGTGTCATGCTGGCAGTCGCTCCGGCTGACTATCAGTATCACAACAGCTACTTCCTGATCGCTCACTTCCACCAAGTACTGATCGGCGGTGTCGTCTTTGGATACCTCGCAGGGATTTACTACTGGTGGCCAAAAATGTTCGGCTTCAAGCTGGACGAGCGTTTGGGCAAATGGGGCTTCTGGCTCTGGAACATCGGTTTCTACGTCTGTTTTATGCCGCAATACGCACTCGGTTTCATGGGGATGACCCGCCGTCTCTACACCTATGGCTGGGACATGGGCTGGGCACCGCTCAACCTGGTTTCGACCATCGGGGCATTCCTGATGGGGGCAGGCTTCGTCTTCCAGGTATGGCAGATTCTCTACAGCATCAAGCACGGTGAGCGCGATACGACGGGTGACCCGTGGAATGGCCGTACGTTGGAATGGTCGATTCCGTCTCCGGCACCGCTGTACAACTTCGCTGTCGTTCCGCAGGTAAAAGGCGCGGATGACTGGTGGCTGACGAAGCAAGCGAGGGAAAATGGCACAGCCCAAGAAGAAAAGGTTCAGCTCGAACCGATTCACATGCCGAAAAACTCCGGAATTCCGTTTATCATGTCTGCATGCTGGTTTGTCGCCGGTTTTGGGTTTGTATTTGGGTGGATATGGATGGCTGTCGTAGGAATGATCGGTGTTGCCCTGACCATGTGGGCGCGCTCGTTCCAGTACGATACTGACTACTATATCCCTGTCGATGAAGTGAAACGCACCGAGGCTTCACTGGGGAGGGCGTTATAA
- the qoxA gene encoding cytochrome aa3 quinol oxidase subunit II, with protein sequence MNKPKRLRQMGFWLVAMIASVLLSGCGSEYIVLNPKGPVAETQYNLIMISVILCAVIVIPVLAITAYIVYRYRDKPDNKAPYQPNWSHNTTLEVIWWGIPVVIIAILGFFTVRDTYALVKPPHTETKPITIQVTSLDWKWMFTYPEQNIATVNYVPIPAGVPVQFEITSDAPMNSFWVPQLAGQTYSMPGMAMGLWMQANEPGEYFGSGANFTGKGFAHMNFKVIAKTQEDFDKWVQEVKGTAPKMSKEDYEKLAEPGTSDRLTYSAFPEGLFEEIVKKYGHGHHHPGGMNHYKNNEEPSTEPNHAEHDMSGMNMDHAPMQLNQSGTNTDSGNILNH encoded by the coding sequence ATGAACAAACCGAAAAGACTCCGTCAAATGGGATTCTGGTTAGTCGCGATGATCGCGAGTGTCCTGTTATCGGGCTGCGGCAGCGAATACATTGTCCTGAATCCAAAAGGACCCGTGGCGGAGACGCAGTACAACCTCATTATGATTTCCGTGATTTTGTGTGCGGTGATCGTGATACCGGTACTGGCTATTACCGCCTATATCGTGTACCGCTATCGAGACAAACCGGACAACAAAGCGCCTTATCAGCCGAACTGGTCGCACAATACGACGCTTGAAGTGATCTGGTGGGGGATTCCTGTTGTCATTATCGCGATCTTGGGCTTCTTTACTGTGCGAGACACCTATGCTTTGGTGAAGCCGCCCCATACGGAGACAAAACCGATCACGATCCAGGTTACATCGCTGGACTGGAAGTGGATGTTTACTTACCCTGAACAAAATATCGCAACTGTTAACTATGTTCCGATCCCTGCCGGAGTACCCGTGCAATTCGAAATTACTTCGGATGCGCCGATGAATTCCTTCTGGGTACCGCAGTTGGCTGGACAAACCTACTCGATGCCGGGTATGGCGATGGGCTTGTGGATGCAGGCCAATGAGCCGGGCGAGTATTTTGGTTCCGGCGCCAACTTTACAGGGAAAGGCTTCGCTCATATGAACTTCAAGGTCATTGCCAAAACACAAGAGGACTTTGACAAATGGGTGCAGGAGGTAAAAGGAACTGCGCCGAAAATGAGCAAAGAAGATTACGAGAAACTGGCTGAGCCGGGTACGTCGGATCGCTTGACCTATTCCGCATTCCCTGAGGGCCTGTTTGAGGAGATTGTGAAGAAATACGGTCACGGTCACCATCATCCAGGTGGTATGAACCACTACAAGAACAATGAAGAGCCATCAACCGAACCAAATCACGCAGAGCATGACATGTCCGGCATGAACATGGATCATGCCCCGATGCAATTGAACCAATCCGGGACGAATACGGATTCCGGCAACATACTGAATCATTAA